One genomic region from Parerythrobacter aestuarii encodes:
- a CDS encoding thioesterase family protein produces the protein MSVGRFPFWRVVPGEQSGTYILPVMPPATAGPDGAPHIMGGVALAAIVDAMQLDSELPLLWAQVQFLGATQHAEELLVSVEQCGGGQSVAQYAASAQVNGRPTHRAGGALGYREPNEQTLFAAMPELVGPDNATPVEISHSSPGGLPDQFEYRVALHDEDRGVHATWTRSRADFAIDAGWLAIISDLFLGGHPAARGGFSLDAMFRFVQGADPGWVLSVTEFAAFDRGVVHGSARHFAEDGRLLAISSQTGVLLRIPRGEL, from the coding sequence GTGAGTGTCGGTCGCTTCCCGTTCTGGCGCGTCGTGCCGGGCGAGCAAAGCGGCACATACATCCTCCCTGTCATGCCTCCGGCCACCGCCGGGCCCGACGGCGCGCCGCATATCATGGGTGGGGTGGCGCTGGCGGCGATCGTCGATGCCATGCAGCTCGACAGCGAATTGCCGTTGCTGTGGGCGCAGGTGCAGTTTCTCGGAGCCACGCAGCATGCCGAGGAACTGTTGGTCTCGGTCGAGCAATGCGGCGGCGGCCAGTCGGTGGCGCAATATGCCGCGAGCGCCCAGGTCAACGGCCGCCCTACGCACCGGGCCGGCGGAGCGCTGGGCTATCGCGAACCCAATGAGCAGACGCTGTTTGCCGCAATGCCCGAGCTTGTCGGTCCGGACAACGCGACGCCGGTCGAGATCAGCCATTCCTCGCCCGGCGGATTGCCCGACCAGTTCGAATACCGCGTGGCACTGCATGACGAAGACCGCGGCGTGCATGCCACCTGGACCCGATCGCGCGCGGACTTCGCCATCGATGCGGGCTGGCTGGCGATCATTTCCGACCTGTTTCTTGGCGGGCATCCGGCCGCACGCGGCGGTTTCAGCCTCGATGCCATGTTCCGCTTCGTGCAGGGGGCCGATCCCGGCTGGGTGCTCAGCGTCACTGAATTCGCCGCCTTTGATCGCGGCGTGGTGCATGGCTCGGCGCGGCATTTTGCCGAGGATGGACGACTGCTCGCCATTTCGAGCCAGACCGGGGTCCTGCTGCGCATCCCGAGGGGAGAACTATGA